A stretch of Colletotrichum lupini chromosome 2, complete sequence DNA encodes these proteins:
- a CDS encoding PH domain-containing protein, producing MDPRSEDGGNGPSNTAAQPPPLRRRLSMEEDYFYQEVMTSPFRRPSQPPPYERDARPRRPLAPRVNSQHGVGEDLPGYSCDIELEGVWVKKMEIENTTKRAEDRNWHTTIVQLRGTALNFYNVKKDWGWGRTRDGPTISPDNPPWVRKASLDRAYSLQHADIGIAADYKKRRYVIRVRAEEDQFLLSCIELSTMVRWLEALFAAIDVAAPIDDRDYPRDQSIPRIQRIRWFRGQTPAPTNNYPVPTPRPLSPELRRVASAEAPDPFPASSTIEGLVHQAVVNERGETNVLDSESIYGPGPGRNELISSRLSTTSYPNEAIDPDTGKWAPEHQWSAAHDLLYAKLCYSVLLFKSPRKSNYIISKGKRWFVDWATGRMVRVLPPAYGEIDFFGPWQVIHTENRRI from the exons ATGGATCCCCGCAGCGAGGACGGCGGAAATGGACCATCTAATACCGCAGCGCAGCCGCCGCCTCTCCGGCGGCGACTATCGATGGAGGAGGACTATTTCTACCAGGAAGTCATGACTTCCCCTTTCCGACGACCATCACAGCCGCCACCATATGAGCGGGATGCTAGACCAAGACGGCCGTTGGCACCCAGGGTCAACTCCCAACATGGAGTCGGGGAGGATTTGCCAGGCTATTCGTGCGACATCGAGTTGGAGGGCGTATGGGTGAAGAAGATGGAAATTGAAAACACAACCAAACGGGCAGAGGACAGAAATTGGCACACTACTATCGTACAACTACGAGGCACTGCATTGAATTTCTACAACGTGAAGAAGGATTGGGGATGGGGCAGGACGAGAGACGGACCGACCATCTCGCCCGACAATCCGCCATGGGTGCGAAAGGCATCTCTCGACAGAGCGTACAGTCTTCAGCACGCCGATATTGGTATTGCTGCCGATTACAAGAA GAGGCGATATGTCATTCGTGTCAGGGCCGAGGAGGATCAGTTCCTCCTATCCTGTATAGAATTAAGCACAATGGTCAGGTGGTTGGAGGCTCTCTTCGCCGCCATCGATGTTGCCGCTCCCATCGACGATCGTGACTATCCCCGCGACCAAAGCATCCCCCGCATTCAACGCATCCGCTGGTTCCGTGGCCAGACACCAGCACCGACGAACAACTACCCCGTACCGACGCCAAGACCACTGAGTCCTGAACTCCGCCGTGTGGCTTCTGCCGAGGCACCCGATCCCTTCCCAGCATCTTCCACCATAGAGGGTCTTGTTCACCAGGCCGTCGTCAACGAGCGCGGCGAGACCAACGTACTAGACAGCGAGTCTATCTACGGTCCCGGACCTGGGAGGAACGAGCTGATCAGCAGCCGCTTGTCGACAACATCGTATCCCAACGAGGCCATCGATCCAGACACTGGAAAATGGGCACCCGAGCATCAATGGAGTGCGGCCCACGATCTGCTTTATGCCAAGCTTTGCTACTCTGTTCTCCTGTTCAAGAGCCCCCGAAAGTCAAACTACATCATCAGCAAGGGAAAACGATGGTTCGTGGATTGGGCAACAGGTCGCATGGTGCGCGTACTGCCGCCAGCGTACGGCGAGATTGATTTCTTCGGCCCTTGGCAAGTCATCCACACGGAAAACAGAAGGATTTAA